From Rutidosis leptorrhynchoides isolate AG116_Rl617_1_P2 chromosome 3, CSIRO_AGI_Rlap_v1, whole genome shotgun sequence, a single genomic window includes:
- the LOC139900260 gene encoding uncharacterized protein yields the protein MKNRLPTRVELVKRGINIESSLCPLCGIANETVEHTLLACSHASSVWEGIFKWWDPNAKYILGPNNIFRGSSLMGSPNHSTNHSTKIWQAIEWVTGYFIWKNRNTKLFTNDNWATPKIINEIQTKSFEWIKNCSNMVQIEWHQWLLHPNNLNFPLLNTRDPDQ from the coding sequence ATGAAAAATCGATTACCGACTAGAGTAGAGTTAGTGAAGCGAGGCATCAATATTGAGTCATCTCTTTGTCCCTTGTGTGGTATTGCAAATGAAACCGTAGAACATACTTTACTTGCATGTAGTCACGCGAGTTCGGTTTGGGAGGGCATCTTCAAATGGTGGGATCCGAATGCGAAATATATCTTGGGGCCTAACAACATCTTTCGTGGTTCTAGTTTAATGGGATCACCTAATCATTCAACTAATCACTCAACGAAAATATGGCAAGCAATTGAATGGGTGACGGGCTACTTTATTTGGAAGAATAGGAATACAAAACTTTTCACAAATGACAATTGGGCTACACCGAAGATCATCAACGAAATTCAAACAAAGTCCTTCGAGTGGATTAAAAACTGTTCGAATATGGTTCAAATTGAGTGGCACCAATGGCTTTTACATCCGAATAATCTAAACTTTCCACTTCTCAACACTCGTGATCCGGATCAATAA
- the LOC139896595 gene encoding G2/mitotic-specific cyclin-2-like has translation MEDSIENNQALMKPTNKKGKGADLIGGRKFGEIGHNRRPLSLIDQNCIANKRASSQKLAAEYANKKQCFPEEIERSQSYEGFGVWEDQDEPVPMFLDQRDMHMVEVQMEDIFEEPIIDIDVCDNENQLAVVEYVEDLYAYYRSMEQRSLVSPDYMKQQSDINEKMRSILIDWLIEVHHKFDLQRETLFLTVNIIDRFLAKQSVIRKSLQLVGLVALLLACKYEEVSVPVIDDLIFISDKAYSRSQILEMEKLMLNTLEFNMSLPTPYVFMKRFLKAAQSESKLDQMSFYLIELCLVEYEMLKFSPSFLAAASVYTAQCSIHGANQWSKTCEWHTKYSEDQLLECSRMIVGYHQKAGIGRLTGVYRKYNTLKFGYAAKNEPAKYRVEETNLILHNNS, from the exons ATGGAGGACTCGATCGAAAACAACCAAGCTTTGATGAAACCCACAAATAAAAAAG GTAAAGGAGCTGACCTTATTGGTGGTCGAAAATTCGGTGAAATCGGACATAACCGAAGACCTTTGAGTTTGATTGATCAGAATTGTATAGCTAACAAGAGAGCTTCGTCACA GAAACTTGCTGCTGAATATGCCAACAAGAAACAATGTTTCCCTGAG GAGATTGAGAGGTCACAATCATATGAGGGTTTTGGAGTATGGGAAGATCAAGATGAACCTGTGCCCATGTTTTTGGATCAAAGGGATATGCATATG GTGGAGGTCCAAATGGAGGATATATTTGAGGAACCAATAATTGATATTGATGTTTGTGATAATGAAAATCAGCTTGCTGTAGTTGAGTATGTTGAAGATCTTTATGCTTATTATAGAAGTATGGAG CAACGTAGCTTGGTCTCACCAGACTATATGAAACAACAATCTGACATTAATGAGAAGATGAGATCTATATTAATCGATTGGCTCATTGAG GTACACCACAAGTTTGACCTTCAACGCGAAACACTGTTTTTGACAGTTAACATTATTGACAGATTCTTGGCTAAACAATCTGTAATTAGAAAGAGTTTACAGTTAGTCGGTTTGGTTGCATTACTCTTAGCTTGTAAATACGAAGAAGTTTCAGTCCCCGTTATCGATGATTTGATCTTCATTTCGGACAAAGCTTACTCAAGAAGTCAAATTCTTGAAATG GAAAAACTAATGTTGAACACATTAGAATTTAACATGTCGCTTCCAACACCGTATGTTTTCATGAAAAGATTCTTAAAGGCAGCTCAATCAGAGTCAAAGCTTGACCAAATGTCGTTTTATTTGATTGAGCTTTGCCTTGTTGAGTATGAGATGCTTAAATTTTCGCCATCGTTCTTGGCGGCTGCTTCGGTGTATACGGCTCAGTGTAGTATTCACGGTGCGAATCAGTGGTCAAAGACTTGTGAATGGCATACTAAGTACTCAGAAGATCAGCTTTT GGAGTGTTCAAGAATGATTGTGGGGTACCATCAAAAGGCAGGAATAGGAAGATTGACTGGTGTTTATAGAAAGTACAACACATTGAAGTTTGGTTATGCAGCAAAAAATGAGCCAGCAAAGTATCGTGTAGAGGAGACTAACCTCATTTTGCATAACAATTCTTAA